In Dromiciops gliroides isolate mDroGli1 chromosome 4, mDroGli1.pri, whole genome shotgun sequence, one DNA window encodes the following:
- the RHBDF2 gene encoding inactive rhomboid protein 2, translating to MASNDQNGGSVSSSSSRLQSRKPPNLSITIPPPEVSATGEQDSVLQPERPRNPAYMKSVSMQEPRGRWHENSSDRRPAFRRQASLSQSIRRGTAQWFGVSEDWDGKRQNWHRKSLHHCSVRYGKLKASCQRDLELPSQEVPSFQGIESPKACKMPKIVDPLARGRAFRHPDEVDSRHHPPMPPLTPGMLSLSSFTSVRSGYSHLPRRKRMSVAKMSFHAAAAILKGRSVLEPTGQKRRVIKRSFACPSFHEEDVVDGADTFDSSFFSKIDMQEMCSMPDDVFESPPLSASYFRGIPHSASPQSPEGLHIPMKDYTQVPTSATKRGQRIASKVKHFAFDRKKRHYGLGVVGSWLNRSYRRSISSTIQHQLENFSSHRPYFTYWLTVVHILITLLVIGTYGIAPIGFAQHVTTQLVLRNKGVYESVKYIQQENFWIGPSSIDLIHLGAKFSPCIRKDQQVERLIQRERDQERDSGCCVQNDNSGCIQTQRADCSETLATFTKWQEDTGPPMDKSDPSLRRTSGAVCHQDPRTCEEPASSGAHIWPDDITKWPICTDQAKNNHTGFLHMDCQIKGRPCCIGTKGSCEITTREYCEFMHGYFHEEATLCSQVHCLDKVCGLLPFLNPEVPDQFYRLWLSLFLHAGLGHCFVSVLFQMTILRDLEKLAGWHRIAIIFILSGITGNLASAIFLPYRAEVGPAGSQFGVLACLFVELIQSWQLLENPWKAFLNLSGIVLFLFICGLLPWIDNIAHIFGFLSGLLLSFAFLPYITFGTGDKYRKRAMILVSLLIFAGLFASLVIWLYVYPINWRWIEYLTCFPFTSRFCEKYELDQVLH from the exons ATGGCCTCCAACGACCAGAATGGTGGAAGTGTCTCTTCTTCCAGTAGCCGTCTACAGAGCCGAAAGCCTCCCAACCTCTCCATCACGATCCCGCCCCCAGAGGTCTCGGCCACAGGCGAACAGGACAGCGTGCTACAGCCCGAG AGGCCTAGGAACCCGGCCTATATGAAGAGTGTGAGTATGCAGGAGCCCCGGGGACGATGGCACGAAAACAGCTCCGATCGTCGTCCTGCCTTTCGACGCCAGGCCTCCCTGTCCCAGAGCATCCGAAG GGGCACTGCACAGTGGTTTGGTGTCAGTGAAGATTGGGATGGAAAGAGACAGAACTGGCATCGGAAGAGCCTCCACCACTGCAGTGTACGCTATGGGAAGCTGAAAGCCTCCTGTCAAAGAGACCTGGAGCTCCCCAGCCAGGAGGTGCCTTCTTTCCAGGGCATTGAGTCCCCCAAAGCCTGCAAGATGCCCAAG ATTGTGGATCCACTTGCCCGGGGCCGGGCATTCCGACACCCAGATGAGGTGGACAGCAGGCACCACCCCCCAATGCCACCACTGACCCCAGGCATGTTGTCCCTCAGCTCCTTCACTAGTGTCCGATCAGGCTACTCACACCTCCCCCGTCGAAAGAGGATGTCTGTGGCCAAAATGAGCTTTCATGCTGCAGCTGCTATCCTCAAG GGCCGATCTGTGCTGGAGCCCACGGGCCAGAAACGACGGGTGATCAAACGGAGCTTTGCCTGCCCCAGTTTCCATGAGGAGGATGTGGTGGATGGAGCAGACACGTTTGACTCCTCATTTTTTAGTAAG ATCGACATGCAGGAGATGTGTTCTATGCCTGATGATGTCTTTGAGTCGCCCCCACTCTCTGCCAGCTACTTCCGAGGGATCCCACACTCTGCCTCCCCCCAGTCCCCTGAGGGGTTACACATTCCCAT GAAGGATTACACGCAGGTTCCCACTTCAGCCACCAAGCGAGGCCAGCGCATCGCCTCCAAGGTTAAACACTTTGCCTTTGACCGGAAAAAGCGACACTATGGGCTGGGAGTGGTAGGGAGCTGGCTGAATCGGAGCTACCGGCGTAGTATCAGCAGTACCATACAGCACCAGCTAGAGAACTTTAGCAGCCACCG GCCATACTTTACTTACTGGCTAACCGTTGTCCACATCCTGATCACGCTCCTGGTGATCGGCACTTATGGCATCGCCCCTATCGGGTTCGCTCAGCATGTCACCACCCAGCTG GTGCTAAGGAATAAAGGCGTATATGAGAGCGTAAAGTACATCCAACAAGAGAACTTCTGGATTGGCCCAAGCTCG ATTGATTTGATCCATCTGGGAGCCAAGTTCTCCCCATGCATCCGGAAAGATCAACAGGTTGAGCGGTTGATCCAGCGTGAAAGAGACCAAGAACGTGACTCGGGCTGTTGTGTCCAGAATGACAACTCAGGCTGCATCCAGACTCAGCGGGCAGACTGCTCA GAGACTTTGGCTACTTTCACTAAATGGCAAGAAGACACTGGTCCCCCCATGGACAAGTCTGACCCAAGCTTGAGGCGAACATCAGGGGCCGTTTGCCACCAGGACCCCAG GACATGTGAGGAGCCAGCCTCCAGTGGTGCCCATATTTGGCCAGATGATATCACCAAGTGGCCA ATCTGCACGGACCAGGCCAAGAATAACCacactggcttccttcacatgGATTGCCAGATCAAGGGTCGACCGTGTTGCATTGGCACTAAGGGCAG CTGTGAGATCACAACCCGGGAATACTGTGAGTTCATGCATGGCTATTTCCATGAAGAAGCAACACTCTGTTCTCAG GTACACTGCTTGGACAAAGTGTGTGGGCTTCTGCCATTCCTGAATCCTGAGGTCCCTGATCAGTTCTACAGACTTTGGTTGTCTTTGTTCCTTCATGCTGG GTTGGGGCACTGCTTCGTGTCTGTGCTTTTCCAAATGACCATCCTCCGGGACCTGGAAAAATTGGCAGGCTGGCACCGAATCGCCATCATCTTTATCCTCAGTGGCATCACAGGCAACCTAGCCAGCGCCATCTTCCTGCCATATAGAGCAGAG GTGGGTCCTGCGGGCTCCCAGTTTGGCGTCCTTGCCTGCCTCTTTGTCGAGCTCATCCAGAGTTGGCAGCTCCTGGAAAATCCCTGGAAGGCCTTCCTGAACCTGTCGGGCATTgtactcttcctcttcatctgtgGCCTTCTACCCTGGATCGACAACATTGCCCACATCTTCGGTTTCCTGAGTGGCCTGCTACTCTCTTTCGCTTTCCTGCCCTATATCACCTTTGGCACAGGAGACAAGTATCGCAAGCGAGCCATGATCCTGGTGTCCCTGCTCATCTTTGCAGGGCTTTTTGCTTCCCTCGTCATCTGGCTGTATGTCTACCCCATCAACTGGCGTTGGATTGAATACCTCACCTGCTTCCCCTTCACCAGCCGATTCTGTGAGAAATACGAGCTGGATCAGGTGCTACACTGA
- the AANAT gene encoding serotonin N-acetyltransferase, producing the protein MMEIVAAGTPGADRMPALNALPGLKPRILSPAWGLPESPGRQRRHTLPASEFRCLSPEDAIGVFEIEREAFISVSGNCPLHMDEIRHFLTLCPEMSLGWFEEGRLVAFIIGSLWDQDRLTQESLTLHRPGGHTAHIHVLAVHHMVRQQGKGSILLWRYLQHLCYQSSVRRAVLMCEDFLVPFYQKCGFRTVGPCAVSVGTMSFTELQCPVQGHAFLRRKSGC; encoded by the exons ATGATGGAGATAGTTGCCGCAGGGACCCCCGGGGCAGACAGGATGCCTGCACTCAATGCCTTGCCGGGTCTGAAGCCCAGAATCTTGAGCCCAGCCTGGGGACTTCCAGAATCGCCAGGCCGCCAACGCCGTCACACGCTCCCAGCCAGTGAGTTCCGATGTCTCTCACCAGAAGATGCCATCGGTGTGTTTGAGATTGAGCGAGAAG ctttcatctctgtctctggcaACTGTCCCCTGCACATGGATGAGATCCGGCACTTCCTGACCCTGTGCCCAGAGATGTCCCTAGGCTGGTTTGAAGAAGGTCGGCTGGTAGCTTTCATCATTGGCTCTCTCTGGGATCAGGACAGACTGACTCAG GAGTCTTTGACATTACATCGGCCTGGTGGCCACACTGCTCACATTCATGTGCTCGCAGTACACCACATGGTTCGCCAGCAAGGCAAGGGCTCCATCTTGTTGTGGCGCTACCTGCAACACCTATGCTACCAGTCATCTGTTCGCCGGGCTGTGCTTATGTGTGAGGACTTCCTGGTGCCCTTCTATCAAAAGTGTGGCTTCCGGACAGTAGGTCCATGTGCAGTCAGTGTGGGCACCATGTCCTTCACTGAACTCCAGTGCCCAGTGCAAGGTCATGCCTTCCTTCGGAGGAAGAGTGGTTGCTga